The genomic region TGCGCGGACGGTCAGGTGCCACCGGATCTGGTCGCTCATCTGCGGCGGGCTCTGCCCACGTGGATGCATCCGGACCACGTCGTCGCCCTCACCGAACTCCCGCTCACACCGAACGGCAAGATCGATCGCGACCGGCTTCCCGCGCCGGCCTCCGAGCCGATACGGCCGACCGAGGGACCGACGACACCGACCGAGGAGCGGTTGGTCCGGATCTGGCGGACGCTGCTCGACTCCGACGGCCTCGGGCGCGACGACGACTTCTTCGCGCTGGGCGGCCACTCGCTGATGGCCACGCAGGTGCTGGCGCGGGCGCGAGCCGAGTTCGGTGTGGACCTGCCGCTCCGCGCCGTCTTCGAGCACCCCACCGTCGCCGAACTCGCCGAGGCGATCGACCGACTCGACGGGGCGGACGACCTCGCCGGCATCACGGCCGGCGGACGACCCGACCAGGTCCCCCTCTCCTTCGCGCAGCGGCGGTTGTGGTTTCTGGAGCAGTTGTCGCCGGGTCGGGCGTATGTGATCGCGGGTTCGGCGCGGTTGGAGGGTGCGTTGGACCGTGCCGCGCTGGGGCGGGCGTTGGACGCTCTGGTGGTGCGGCACGAGAGTCTGCGGACCACTTTTCCGAGTGAGGGGGGTGTGCCGTTCCAGCGGGTGCACGAGCCGCGGGATGTGGACCTGCGGTTCACCGACCTTGACGGGGCCGTTGGGGAGAGGGCCCTGGCTGCGGTGACCGGCGCCGAAACGGCCGACGCGGCCGCCCTGGCCGAGGTGGTCGAGGGGGAGCTGGCGGTGCCGTTCGACTTGGTGGAAGGACCGCTGCTGCGGACGCACCTGGTACGGACAGGAACCGACCGCCATGAGCTGGTGGTGGTGATGCACCACATCATCAGTGACGGCTGGTCGCTCAACGTCATGATCGATGAACTGGCCCAGCTCTACCGACACCAGGTGGGGGAGGAGGGGACCGAGCCCGCCGACCTGCCCATCCAGTACGCGGACTTCGCGTTGTGGCAGCGGGCGTGGGCCGAGGGTCCGCGGTTCGGTGCCCAGGTGGAGTTCTGGCGGGAGCGGTTGGCCGACCTGCCGCCCACGTTGGAGCTGCCGACGGATCACCCCCGTCCGCCGGTGTCGGAGCACCGGGGCGCGGTCCACGTTCACTCCCTGCCTGTACAGGTCACGGATGCCGTCGACCGGTTCAGCCGCGACCACGGGGCCACGCCGTTCATGACCCTGGAGGCCGCCTTCGCCGCTCTGCTGGGTCGGTTGTCCGGCCAGGGCGACGTCGTGGTTGGTACCCCGGTCGCGAACCGGTCCCGTCCGGAGACGCAGGGGCTGATCGGGTTCTTCGTCAACACGCTCGCCGTGCGCACGGACCTGTCCGACGATCCCGGTTTCGATGAGCTCGTGGAGCGCACGCGGGAAACGGTCCTGTCCGCGCACCAGCACCAGGACGTGCCCTTCGAGGCGCTGGTCGAGGCCCTGCACCCGCAGCGCGACCTCGCCCGCAACCCGCTCTTCCAGGTCATGTTCACCTTCCGCGACGCCCCCGTGGCCGGAAACGGACTGCCCGGCGTGCGGGTCTCCCTCTCCGACATCGACACGGGGACCGCGACGTTCGATCTGACCGTGACGGTGGAGCGGACGGGCGGGGCCGGTCTGCGGGTGCGGTGGGAGTACGACCGGGACCTGTTGGAGGCCTCCACGGTGGCGCGCTTCGCCGGGTTCTACGAGACCCTGCTCTCCGGTCTGCTCGCCAACCCCGAACAGCCGGTGAGCCGCGTTCCGCTCATGACCGAGGACCAGCGTGACGCGCTCTTGGCGGCCTGGAACCCCGAGACGGAGGGCGCCCGGTCCCTCGCCTCGACGGAGCCCGTCCACGAGCGGATCGCCCGGCAGGCCGCGGCCGATCCGGACGCGGTGGCGGTGGTGGCCGGGGACGGCCGGCTGACGTACGGGGATCTGAATACCCGCGCGGACCGGTTGGCGGCGCACCTGCGTTCTCGTGGTGTCGGCCCGGACCGGCTGGTGGGGCTGTGCGCCCGTCGGGGGGTCGACCTGGTGGTCGGGATCGTGGCCGTGCTCCGGTCGGGCGGTGCCTACGTGCCGCTGGACCCGGACCACCCCACCGAGCGGCTGCGGCAGATCCTCGCCGACGCCGCGCCGGTGCTGGTGCTGACCGAGAGCGCCCTGGTCGACGCACTCCCCGACACCGGAATCCCCACCGCCCTCCTGGACGACGCGCGGGAGGTACCGGCCACCCCCGAGCACCGGTCGGCGACCGTGCACCCGCAGAACCTGGCCTACGTCATCTACACGTCGGGGTCCACAGGTGCGCCCAAGGGCGTCGCCGTCACCCACGCCAACCTGGCCGCGTCCACGGCCGCGCGTGAACGCGCCTACGACCGCCGGCCCCGCGGATTCCTGCTCGTGTCCTCGGTGGCCTTCGACACCTCCGTCGCCTCGATCTTCTGGAGCCTGTGCACGGGGGCCGCCCTGTACCTGCCCGACCACGGGCGCGGGCTCGACCTCGACCACCTCACCGGCCTGCTCCGCGCCGCCGACATCAGCCACCTCGTCTGCCTGCCCGCGCTGTACCGGCTGCTGCTGGACAAGACCGCCGACGACCCCCCTGCCCTCGACACCGTGATCCTCGCGGGCGAACCACTCCCGCCCGCCCTGGTCCTGCGCCACCACGACGTGTCGCCGGACGTGGAGCTGTTCAACGAGTACGGCCCCACGGAAGCCACGGTCTGGAGCACCTTCACCCGCTGCCGGCCCGACGCCGAAGCCCGGAGCGTGCCGATCGGTGTGCCGATTCCCGGGGCACGGGTGTACACGTTGGACGGTCGTGGTGTACCGGTTCCTCCGGGTGTGGCGGGTGAGCTGTCTCTGGCGGGCCATGGCATCGCTCGGGGGTATCTGAACCGGCCGGGGTTGACGGCGGAGCGGTTCGCGCCGGACCCGTTCGGGCCGCCCGGGTCGCGGATGTACCGGACCGGCGATGTGACGCGGCACCGGGCCGACCATGGCGTCGACTACCTGGGCCGGGCCGACCACCAGGTCAAGGTACGCGGCTACCGCATCGAACTGGACGAGGTCACCCACACCCTGACCCGGCACCCGCAGGTCACCGACGCGGTCACCGTCGCCCGCGCCACCGGCGACGAGACCCGCCTCGTCGGCTACCTCGTCTGCGACGATCCCGACACCTTCCCCGCCGCCGACGTCCGCGACCACCTCCGGCTCCACCTGCCGCCGTGGATGCACCCGGCCCACCTCGTCCCGCTGCGCGAGCTCCCGCGCACGCCCAACGGCAAGGTCGACACCGCCCGCCTACCCGCTCCCGCCCGGCCCGCCCCGACCGCCTTCCACGCGCCCGCCACCCCCACCGAACAGCGGATCGCGGACCTGTGGGCCGACCTGCTCGACGCCCCGGGCATCGGACGCGACGACAACTTCTTCGACCTCGGCGGCAACTCGCTCCTGCTGGTGCGGGCCCGCGAGCTGCTGCTCCCGCTGCACGGCGGTCTCGGTGTGGTCGACCTCTTCCGCTGCCCCACCGTCCGCACACTGGCCGCCCTCATCGAGGACTCACCACCCGGCGACGCACAGCAGGCCCTCGACCCCTCTCCCGCCACCGAACGCGCGCGCCGCGCCGGCCGGCGCCGCCAGGCGGACCGCCGCAGGCGCCTGCGCGAGGACACCCACGGAGGACAGGCATGACCATCGATGACGCACACGACGGCCCCCCGGACGCGATCGCGGTCATCGGGATGGCCGGCCGCTTCCCGCAGGCCCCCGACACGGACGCACTGTGGGACCACCTCCTGCACGGGCACGACGCGGTGACCCCCGTGGACGGGGAGGGCACGCGCACTCGGGCCAAGGGCGTCCTGACCGGGCACGACCTGTTCGACGCGTCCTTCTTCGGGGTCAGCCCGATGGAGGCCGAACGCACCGACCCCCAGCACCGGCTGTTCCTGGAGACGGCCTGGCAGGCCCTGGAGCAGGCGGGCCACGGCGCGGCCGCGAACAGGCCGGTGACCGGCCTGTTCGCGGGCTCGTCCATGAGCACCTACCTGCTGGACGTGCTCGCCAGCCCCCGTCACCGGGACGTCCTGGACGACTCGCAACTGCTCATCGGCTGCGACAAGGACTACCTGGCGACCCGGATCGCCCACCGGCTCGACCTGCGCGGACCGGCCGTCGTCGTGCAGTCGGCGTGCTCCACCTCCCTGGTGGCCGTGCACATGGCGGGCCAGGCGCTGCTGGCGGGCGAGTGCGACATGGCCCTGGCCGGCGGTGTCGCGGTGCGCGGCGAGTCCGGCCTGGACCGACGCGCCGACCGCCCGGACGGCATGGTCTCGCCGGCCGGGCGCTGCCGCGCCTTCGACGCCTCCGCGAACGGGATGGTCAGCGGGGACGGGGTGGGGGCCGTGGTCCTGCGCCGACTGGACGACGCCCTGCGCGACGGCGATCGCGTGCACGCGGTCATCCGAGGCTCGGCCGTCAACAACGACGGCGCGGTCAAGGCCGGGTACACCGCGCCCGGGGTCGCGGGACAGGTCGCGGTCATCCGCGCCGCGCACGCCGTCGCCGGGGTGGATCCGGCCACCATCGGGTTCGTGGAGGCGCACGGGACGGGTACCCGGCTCGGCGATCCGATCGAGGTGGCCGCGCTCGCCGAGGCGTTCGGGCCCGCGGGCGGCCGGGAGAGCTGTGCCCTGGGGTCGGTCAAGACGAACATCGGCCACCTCGACGCCGCCGCCGGAGTGGTCTCGCTGATCAAGGCGGTGCTCGCGGTGCGGGAGGGGGTCATCCCGCCCACGCTGCACTTCGAACGGCCCAACCCGGAGCTCCGGCTGGAGTCCACCCCGTTCCACATCAACACCGAGCCCATCCCCTGGCGACCCGAGTCGGGCGCGCGCAGGGCGGGTGTGAGCTCCTTCGGTATCGGCGGGACCAACGCACACGTCGTCCTCGAACAGGCCCCGCCCGTGTCCCGTCCCGATCCCGGGCACGCCTGGCAGCTGGTTCCGGTCAGCGCACGCACGCCCGGGGCCCGCGACCAGGCCCTCGCCGACATCGGACGGGCCCTCGCCCACTCGGAGGACGTCGCCGACGCCGCGCACACCCTGCAGACCGGCAGGGAGGAGTTCGAGTACCGGGGGGCGATGGTGCTCGCAGCCGGGACGCGGGCGAAGACCGGGGCGCACGCGGAAACTGGAACGCACGCGGGCGGCACCGGTGGGGGGCGTGTGCACCGGCCTGTGCTGGGGCGTGCGGGTGCTCCGCTGCCGGTGGCCTACCTCTTCCCCGGGCAGGGGTCGCAGTACCCGGGGATGGCGGCCTCCCTGTACGCGGCCGAACCCCTCTTCCGCGACGAACTCGACCTGTGCGCGGACGCCGTGCGCGAGGCGGGCGGCCCGGACCCGCGCGCCGCGCTCGGCCTGCCCGGCACGCACGACACCGGGCGGCCGGTTCCGGACCTGGACCGGACGGACGTCACCCAGCCCGCGCTGTTCGCGGTCGGATACGCGCTGGCCCGGCTGTGGACGGCATGGGGGATCGAACCGCACCTCCTGCTGGGGCACAGCCTCGGCGAGCTGACCGCCGCCTGCGTCGCCGGGGTGATGTCGCGCGAGGACGGCGCCCGTCTGGTGGTGGCGCGCGGTGCGGCGATGCTGGCCTGCAGGTCCGGGGCGATGACCGCCGTCGCCCTGCCCGAGAGCGCGCTGTCCGACGCGCTCCCGCCGCAGGTGGAGATCGCGGCCGTCAACACCCGGTTCCAGACCGTCGTCTCCGGCCCCGAACCCGGGATCGCCGCCCTCGAAGCCGAACTGGACCGCCGCGAGGCCCGGTACACCAGGCTGAGGACCCGGCGCGCCTTCCACTCCGCCGCCATGGAGCCCGCGGTCGAGGCGGTCACCCGGGTCGCGGCCGACCTCCCCCTGGCCAAACCGCAGCTGACGGTCCTGTCCAACGTCACCGGCCGGCCGCTGACCGCCGACGAGGCGACCGACCCCGCCTACTGGGGCCGACAGCTCCGGGCGCCGGTGCGCTTCGCCGACGGGGTGGACCACCTGGCCGCCTCGGGCCCCTACCTGGCGGTGGAGACGGGACCGGGGGCGACACTGCGCGGCATGGTCGCCGACCTCGGCCGGGAGGGGACTCCCACCGAGACCGTGTGCTCGCTGCCGGGCCCCGGCCGAGAGGCCGACGAACTGCGGTTCGCCCTCACCTCGCTGGCCCGGCTCTGGGTGCGCGGGGCGCCCGTGCGCTGGTCGGGCCTGCACGGCGGTCGACGGCGCCGCCGGGTACCGCTGCCGACCTACCCCTTCGAGCGGCGCCGGTACGCGGTCGAACCCGCGCCCCTCACCGGGCCGGACGCGGAGCCGCCGACGCGGGACCCCGCGACCCCCGACGCCCCCGCGCAGCGGGCGGAGGAGGGGACCGCGACGGAGTCCGGGCTCAACGAGACCGAACGGCTCATCGCCCAGGTCTGGGAGCGCCTGCTCGGGACCGCCGTCACGGGTCCGGACGAGTCCTTCTTCGACCTGGGCGGCACGTCGCTGATCGGCCTGCACGTCCTGGACGAACTCTCCGCCCTGTTCGGGGTGCCACTGCCGAAGGCGGCCGTCTACGAGAGCCCCACCGTCGGCGAACTGGCGCTCCTGATCGAGGAAGCCCTGGTGGGCGCGCTGGAGCAGCAGGCCGAGGACGACGACGGGCAGCGCGCGGACGGCACGCGCACCGACCACACCCACGCGACGGAGGTGACCCGATGACCGATCGCGACCGGCTCGCGGAGCGCCGGGCGGCCCTGCCGCCCGCCGCCCGGGAGGCACTGGCCAGGCGGCTGCGCGGCGCGTCAGCCGCGACCGGAGCCGCCCCGGCCCCGGCACCGGGCGGGGACGCCCCGGCCCCCGGAGAGGCGCCGCTGTCCTTCACCCAGGAGGGCTTCTGGCTCCGCCAGCGCCGCTACCCACAGGACGCGGCGAGCAACGTGTTCGCGGCCGTACGGCTGCGCGGGCCCCTCGACACGCCCGCCCTGCGACGGGCCTGCGACGCGCTCGTCGCCCGGCACGACGTGCTCCGCTCGCGCTTCACCGAGATCGACGGCGAGCCGCGTCAGATCGTGGTGCCCGGTGTCCGGCTCCCCCTGCGTGAGGCCGACCTCCGGCCCGGTTCCCCGTCCTCGGACGGGGCGGCGCGGGACACCCCTGGCGATGCGGTGCGGGACACCCCCGACGGGGCGCAGAGCGATACCCCCGGCGGGGCGGCGCGGGACACCACCGCAGCCGACCGCCGGCTGGAGCGGCTCGCCGTGCGGGAGGCCGCCCACCCCTTCGACCTGGAGACCGCGCCGCCCGTGCGCGCCCTGCTGGCACGCCTGGGCACCGACCACCACGTGCTGATGCTCACCCTGCACCACGTCGCGACCGACGCCCGGTCCAACACGGTCCTGCTGGAGGAGCTCGCGGCCCTGTACGCGGCACACGTCGAGGGCGCGGCGGCCCCGGCGCTCCCGCCCGCCCCGCAGATCGCCGGCGTGGCCCGCGACCAGCGCGCCCGCCGCGACGGCGCCGAGTCCGCCGAGTACTGGCGCCAGGTCCTGGACGGAGCACCGCCGCTGGACCTGCCGTTGGACCGCCCGCGCGTTCCCGGCGCCCCCCGCGTCCCGGGCAGGGTCACCGCGATCGTGCCCGCCGAGGACGTCGACGCCATGCGCGACCTGTGCCGACAGGACCGCGTCCCGCTGTTCGCCGGACTGACCGCGGTGCTCCAGACCCTGCTCCACCGCTACAGCGGGTCCACCGACCACCTCATCGGCGTGCCCTTCAACGGCCGCGACCGCCCGGACCTGCTGCGGGTGGTGGGACCGCTGTTCACGGCCGTACCGCTGCGGGCGGACCTGTCCGGCCGCCCGACCTTCCGCGAACTCGCGTCCCGTGTCCGCGGGTCCGCGGCCACCGCGTTCGACCACGCGCAGGTGCCGGCGGAACGGTTCGGAGCCGCCGCCTACGACGTGCTGTTCGCCCTCCAGGACGCGCCCGCGGCCGGGACGGCCGAGGTCGCCGGGGTGGCCATCGAACCGCTCGAACTCGGCCCCGGCACCGCCCAGTGCACGCTCACGCTCTCAGCGGTACCCGACGGGCGGGCGCTCCACGTCACCGCCGACCACGACAGCCGGGTCCTGGACCGGGCCACCGCCGCGCAGATGCTGCGCCACTTCGTCGCCCTGGTCCGCACCCTGGCCCGCGTCCCCGACGAGCCCGTGGACACCGTCGACCTGCTCACCGGCACCGACCGCGCCGCCCTGCTGCGGGACTGGAACGGCACCGCCGCGCCCGCCGTGCTGCCCCGCGTGGTCCACGAGGCGTTCGCCCACCGGGCCCGGCTCGCCCCGGACGCCCCGGCCGTCCGGTGCGGCGACGAACACCTCACCTACGGGCAGCTGCACCGTGCGGCCCTGGGCTGCGCACGGGCCCTCGGCAGGGCCGGTGTCGGCCGCGGCGACATCGTCGGCGTCAGCGTCGAGCGCACCCCCGCCCTGGCGGTGGCGCTGCTCGGCGTGCTGATGGCCGGAGCCGCCTACCTGCCGCTCGACCCCGCCTACCCGGACGAGCGGCGCAGGCACGCGCTGACCGACGCGGGCGCGCGCCACCTGCTGCACGGACACGACCCCCGCTCCCGGCCGGAGGCGCCCGGGGCGCGCGTCCTCGGCCCCGCGGACTGGGCGGTGCCGCCGGACACCGGCCAGGCCCCGCCGCCCGCCCGCGTCGGCCCGGCCGACCTGGTGTACGCCATGTACACCTCAGGGTCCACCGGCACGCCCAAGGGGGTCCTGGTCGCCCACGAGGGCGTGGCCAACGACCTCGACTGGCGCCGGGCGGTGACCGGCATCGGACCCGGTGACCGGCTGCTGCACACCGTCTCCTGCTCCTTCGACCCCTCGGTGTGGCAGCTGTTCGGTCCCCTGGCCACCGGGGCGGAGGTCGTGCTCGCCACCGAGGACGAACTCGGCGACCCCGAGCGCGTCGCCGCGCTCATCCGCGACCACCGGGTCACCATCGCCGACTTCGTCCCCTCCACGCTGGCCCGCGTCCTGGACGCCGCGGGTCCGGGGGACCTGGACTCGCTCACCCACGCCTTCTGCGGCGGCGAGCGCCTGCCCCGCGACCTCGCCGACCGCTTCCACCACCGGACCGGTGCCACCCTGCGCAACCAGTACGGGCCCACCGAGGCGACCATCGACACCACCTCCCACCCCGTCCGGCCCGGCGCGGCACGGCGCGAGGTGCCCATCGGCCGGCTCATCGGCAACAAGCGCGGCTACGTGCTCGACGCGCGCCTGCGTCCGGTGCCCGCGCGGGTGCCCGGCGAACTGTGGATCGGCGGCACCGGACTGGCCTACGGCTACGTCGGATCGCCCGCGCAGACCGCCGACCGGTTCCGCCCCGATCCCTTCGGCCCGCCGGGCACGCGCATGTACCGCAGCGGCGACCTGGTCCGCCACCGGCACGACGGGGACCTGGAGTTCGTCGGTCGGATCGACCAGCAGGTGAAACTCAACGGGGT from Nocardiopsis aegyptia harbors:
- a CDS encoding type I polyketide synthase, giving the protein MTIDDAHDGPPDAIAVIGMAGRFPQAPDTDALWDHLLHGHDAVTPVDGEGTRTRAKGVLTGHDLFDASFFGVSPMEAERTDPQHRLFLETAWQALEQAGHGAAANRPVTGLFAGSSMSTYLLDVLASPRHRDVLDDSQLLIGCDKDYLATRIAHRLDLRGPAVVVQSACSTSLVAVHMAGQALLAGECDMALAGGVAVRGESGLDRRADRPDGMVSPAGRCRAFDASANGMVSGDGVGAVVLRRLDDALRDGDRVHAVIRGSAVNNDGAVKAGYTAPGVAGQVAVIRAAHAVAGVDPATIGFVEAHGTGTRLGDPIEVAALAEAFGPAGGRESCALGSVKTNIGHLDAAAGVVSLIKAVLAVREGVIPPTLHFERPNPELRLESTPFHINTEPIPWRPESGARRAGVSSFGIGGTNAHVVLEQAPPVSRPDPGHAWQLVPVSARTPGARDQALADIGRALAHSEDVADAAHTLQTGREEFEYRGAMVLAAGTRAKTGAHAETGTHAGGTGGGRVHRPVLGRAGAPLPVAYLFPGQGSQYPGMAASLYAAEPLFRDELDLCADAVREAGGPDPRAALGLPGTHDTGRPVPDLDRTDVTQPALFAVGYALARLWTAWGIEPHLLLGHSLGELTAACVAGVMSREDGARLVVARGAAMLACRSGAMTAVALPESALSDALPPQVEIAAVNTRFQTVVSGPEPGIAALEAELDRREARYTRLRTRRAFHSAAMEPAVEAVTRVAADLPLAKPQLTVLSNVTGRPLTADEATDPAYWGRQLRAPVRFADGVDHLAASGPYLAVETGPGATLRGMVADLGREGTPTETVCSLPGPGREADELRFALTSLARLWVRGAPVRWSGLHGGRRRRRVPLPTYPFERRRYAVEPAPLTGPDAEPPTRDPATPDAPAQRAEEGTATESGLNETERLIAQVWERLLGTAVTGPDESFFDLGGTSLIGLHVLDELSALFGVPLPKAAVYESPTVGELALLIEEALVGALEQQAEDDDGQRADGTRTDHTHATEVTR
- a CDS encoding non-ribosomal peptide synthetase, with translation MTDRDRLAERRAALPPAAREALARRLRGASAATGAAPAPAPGGDAPAPGEAPLSFTQEGFWLRQRRYPQDAASNVFAAVRLRGPLDTPALRRACDALVARHDVLRSRFTEIDGEPRQIVVPGVRLPLREADLRPGSPSSDGAARDTPGDAVRDTPDGAQSDTPGGAARDTTAADRRLERLAVREAAHPFDLETAPPVRALLARLGTDHHVLMLTLHHVATDARSNTVLLEELAALYAAHVEGAAAPALPPAPQIAGVARDQRARRDGAESAEYWRQVLDGAPPLDLPLDRPRVPGAPRVPGRVTAIVPAEDVDAMRDLCRQDRVPLFAGLTAVLQTLLHRYSGSTDHLIGVPFNGRDRPDLLRVVGPLFTAVPLRADLSGRPTFRELASRVRGSAATAFDHAQVPAERFGAAAYDVLFALQDAPAAGTAEVAGVAIEPLELGPGTAQCTLTLSAVPDGRALHVTADHDSRVLDRATAAQMLRHFVALVRTLARVPDEPVDTVDLLTGTDRAALLRDWNGTAAPAVLPRVVHEAFAHRARLAPDAPAVRCGDEHLTYGQLHRAALGCARALGRAGVGRGDIVGVSVERTPALAVALLGVLMAGAAYLPLDPAYPDERRRHALTDAGARHLLHGHDPRSRPEAPGARVLGPADWAVPPDTGQAPPPARVGPADLVYAMYTSGSTGTPKGVLVAHEGVANDLDWRRAVTGIGPGDRLLHTVSCSFDPSVWQLFGPLATGAEVVLATEDELGDPERVAALIRDHRVTIADFVPSTLARVLDAAGPGDLDSLTHAFCGGERLPRDLADRFHHRTGATLRNQYGPTEATIDTTSHPVRPGAARREVPIGRLIGNKRGYVLDARLRPVPARVPGELWIGGTGLAYGYVGSPAQTADRFRPDPFGPPGTRMYRSGDLVRHRHDGDLEFVGRIDQQVKLNGVRIEPAEVEAALRAHPDVADAAVVPRRVQGRTALVAYAVTAGGADFDRSALRAHLLRRLPPAYMPAHLEPVPGIPREVTGKLAEDRLPEPGRTARTGPEWRAAPGSAEEEVARIWLRVLGREPAAPDEDFFQCGGDSVLATRLVASVRERFAAELNLHDFFVDPTLAGLAALLPEQGAPRESSTESSTGAPAEDSTGAPAEPPTQASGPALVRTGADRAPLSHAQERVLGRAEAGAGPGELEVASSVRLTGPIDADALARALSAVVARHEALRVAVTAPDRSGGPPTQTVRPPFEVPLARTDLSGRDGGALSAVLDRLDRQSALDLEAGALVAPTLLRTAPDEHVLHLKLHRIAVDGRSADIVAHDLAHAYRIQTGGQEAGPPAPRIGHPDYALWERARLTSGDVADAVRAWKETAPDLDALTRAPAAGSGARSELRWSLGGPRTRALDAAAAALRCTRRTLLLSVWSAACEHRFGRPVPICVPVAGRDHPWTHDVVGRFVDLAPVWTAPLRREPLGERVRRTHAAAVHAYGRRHTLPFGALERSLQEAAGHGGPVFPVFFDLADPVGALPTIPGVAVTAHPAREPWSDFGLSLLAGPGADGLDVAVLHDPAAHPGPAADALFGDVRARLTALADHYRLEN